The Atribacter laminatus genome contains the following window.
GTTTGGGGCTTCCAGGTTCATTACCAGTCATGAATCAACACGCCATGCAATTGGCCATTCGAACGGCTTCTTCACTCCACTGCCAGTTGCTGCCAAAGGTAGTTTTTCATAGAAAAAACTATTTTTATCCCGATCTTCCCAAGGGATATCAGATTTCTCAATATGACCTTCCGATCGGTGTTAATGGTTATTTTGAGTTTTTAACTCAGGGTGAAAAAAAACAAGTCCGGATTAAACGAGTTCACATTGAAGAAGATGCCGGGAAACTCATCCATGAGGGGGTCACCCTCCCCGAAAACAGTTCGGGTGTGGATTTTAACCGTTGTGGGATTCCGCTGGTTGAAATAGTTACCGAACCTGACCTTCATCATCCCGAAGAAGCCCGGGATAGTTTAATCGCTCTTCGGGATTTGGTGCGATTTATCGAAGTCAGCGATGGAAATATGGAAGAAGGCTCCTTGCGATGTGATGCCAACATCTCCATATCACCCCATCCAGATCAAATGGGCGCCAAGGTTGAGGTTAAAAATATGAATTCTTTCCGCTCGGTATTCCGAGCACTGGAATTTGAAATTAATCGTCAAAAAAGATGTTTAGAAGAGGGAAATTGCGTTCCTCAAGAAACTCGTCACTGGGATGAGATCAATGCAGTAACTGTTTCTTCCCGGGGGAAAGAGGATGCGGAAGACTACCGTTACTTTCCCGATCCGGATCTTCTCCCATATATAATTCAGGAAGAGGTTATTCAACAAATCAAATCATCCCTTCCAGAGCTTCCCTTGGAACGAAAGGAACGATTTATGATTGACTTTGAACTCACTGAACCAGAAGCCAATGTTTTGGTGCAAGAAAAATCATTGGCGGATTTCTTCGAAAATTGTATTCAGGAATTAAATAAACCAAAATTCATTGCCAACTGGACCATAACCGAAGTCTTAAAAAACTTGAACGCTCTTGATATTGATATCACCCAAAGTAAGATAACTCCTTCGTCTTTTATGGAATTACTCAAGATGATCGACAAAAAAGAAATCAGTGGGACTATCGCCAAAACTGTCTTGGAAGAGATGTTTCAAACCGGGGGTCGTGCCAAAGAAATTATGGCAAAGAAGGGTATTTCTCAAATTAATAGTGAAAAAGAAATTGAAAAAATTATTCGACAAGTTATCGAACAAAATCCACAAAGTGTTGCTGATTTTTTAGGCGGGAAAGAAAAAGCCTTTCATTTTCTTTTTGGCCAAGTCATGAAAACCACTCGAGGGCAAGCTAATCCTGACCTGGTAAAAAGCATTCTCAATAAAGAATTGTCGGCTGAGGGATAAGGAAATGAATTTTACTCACCTGCACCTCCATACCGAATACAGCTTGTTGGACGGATCAATTCGTATTCAGGAGCTTCTTCAAAAAGCTCGAGAAACTGGCATGAAATCAGTAGCCATCACCGATCATGGTGTGATGTATGGAGTCATCGATTTTTATAAACAAGCTCACCATGCCGGTATCAAACCCATAATTGGATGTGAAGCTTATGTGGCTCCGGGCAGTCGCTTTGAGAAAACCGTAACCAAAGGTGAAGAAAGTGCTTTTCATTTGGTTTTACTGGCCCGCAATCAAACCGGATATCGGAATCTGGTTAAGTTAGTGAGTTTAGGATTTCTTGAAGGTTTTTATTACAAACCCCGTATCGATCGGGCTTTATTACAAGAACATTCGGAAGGCCTCATCGCCCTCAGTGCCTGTTTGGCAGGGGAAATTCCCTCGCTCATTTTAACTGGGAAGCAGAAGGAAGCCGAAAAATTAGCAGCTGAATATCGTGAACTTTTCGGAAGTGATGCTTTTTATCTGGAGTTGCAAGAAAATAAGATTCCCGAACAAACTCAGGTCAATCAGGCTTTGATTGAAATCGGGAAAAAACTCAATATCCCCTTGGTAGCTACCAACGATTCTCACTATCTCAACCAAGAAGATGCCCGAGTTCATGAGATTATTTTAGCCATACAAACCGCTACCAATCTCAATGACCCAAAAAGGCTCCGTTTTCCTACTCAAGAATTCTTTCTAAAAACTCCAGAAGAAATGATCCGGGACTTTTCCTCAGTTCCTGAAGCAATTGAAAACACCGAACGGATTGCTGAATTGTGCGAGGTTAAATTGGAGTTAGGCCAGGTTCTTCTCCCGGAATTTTCCGTTCCCGAGGGATTTGATGTTTCTGGATACCTTCGACATCTTTGCCTTGAGGGACTGCAGCGTCGTTATGGTGATCCTCCTCCCGAAAAAGTCAAAAACCAATTAGAATACGAGTTAAAGGTTATTAACAATATGGGTTATGATGCGTATTTCTTGATTGTATGGGACTTTGTCAAATATTCTCGAGAGAAGGGAATCATGGTTGGACCGGGCAGAGGATCGGCAGCCGGAAGTTTAGTTTCTTATTCCCTCGGAATAACCAATATTGATCCCCTGCGTTATGGGCTTTTATTCGAACGTTTCCTCAACCCAGAACGAATTAGTATGCCTGATATCGATATTGACTTTTGTTTCGAAAGAAGAGGAGAGGTCATTGATTACGTTTCCAATAAATATGGACATACCAATGTGGCTCAAATCATTACCTTTGGTCGTATGATGGCTCGAGGGGCGGTTCGGGATGTCGGTCGGGCTTTGGGTTGGAGTTATGGAGAGGTTGATAAAATCGCCAAGCTCATCCCAGGAGCACCGGGAGTGACTCTCGAAAAGGCGATCGACACCAATGCTGAATTAAAAAAACTGGTTAAAAATGATTCAAACGTTGCCCAACTTTTAGAAATCGCCCAAAAAATAGAAGGGCTTTGTCGCCACGCTTCAATGCATGCTGCTGGAGTAGTAATTTCCCATAAACCCCTTACCGAGTATGTTCCACTCCAAAAAATGAGCAATAATGAAATCGTCACCCAATTCGATATGGACACTTTAGGCGAGTTGGGTTTGCTCAAGATGGACTTTTTAGGCTTAAGGACTCTTACCGTTATTGAACGAACTTTAAACATCATTAAAAAAACGGCTCAAATAGATATTAATCTGGATGCAATTGCTCTAGACGACCAAGAGACTTATGAATTGTTAGGGCGGGGAGAAACAACCGGGGTATTTCAGCTGGAAAGTTCAGGCATGAAGGAACTTCTTAAAAGATTCCATCCCACCGTAATTGAAGAATTGACTGCACTTTTGGCTCTTTATCGTCCTGGACCATTGGGAAGCGGAATGATTGATGATTTTATTAAAAGAAAACATGGGAAGGTAAAAGTAACTTATCCCCACCCAAGCTTGGAAGACATATTGAAAGAAACCTATGGTGTCATTCTTTACCAGGAACAGGTCATGAAAATTGCCAGTGAACTGGCGGGCTTTACCCTCGGTCAAGCTGATATTCTCCGCCGAGCCATGGGAAAGAAAAAAGCTGACGTTATGGAACAACAAAGAGACCGATTTATCCAAGGATCCAAAGAAAAAGGCCACGACCCCAAAACCGCCGCTGAGATATTCGACCTAATAGAATATTTTGCTGGATATGGTTTTAACAAGTCACATAGTGCCGCTTATGCTTTTATATCCTATCAAACTGCCTATCTCAAGGCCCATTATCCCACCGAATATCTCACCGCCTGCCTTACCAGTATTCAGGAAGATACCGATAAAATTGCTAAATTTATTATGGAAGCACGCCGACTATCCATCAAAATACTTCCACCTGATGTCAACGAGAGTTTAGCCAATTTTACCGTGGTCGGGGAAAAGAAAATCCGATTTGGATTGGCAGCAATTAAAAATGTTGGTGAAAACGCCGTGAACGAAATTCTGACTCGAAGGAAAGAAGCTCGTTTTCAAAATATCTTCGATTTCATGGAACGGGTTGATCAAAGGGTAATCAACAAACGGGTTATCGAAAGCCTCATCAAAGCCGGAGCTTTCGACAGTCTCCATCACAATCGAAATCAACTTTTCAGCTCTTCAGAAGAGATCATCCATTTTTATACCAAACGAAAAAAAAGAAATCAACCTCAACAGGCTACACTTTTTGGCGACTTGAAACCGGTCATGCAGGAAGTACTTACTCTCAAGGAAGTTCCAGAATTTCGAACCCGAGATCTGCTTTCCATGGAAAAAGAAATAATCGGCCTTTATATCAGTGATCATCCGGTAAGAAATGCTCTTGCCTCTCACACATTTTTAAATGTCATTCCCTTTGAACAAGTTCAAATGATGAAGGATAAGGCTGCTGTTCGGATTATGGGGGCTATCGTTGAATCCAGAAGAATCACCACCAAAACCGGGAAAGATATGTATTTTGTTACCCTTGAAGACGAAACCGGGACGATTGAATCCATCTTTTTCCCAAAAATCGCCGACCGGCTTCAAAATATCCTGGAAAAAGAAAACGTTCTCTGTTTAGAGGGAAGAGTAGATGTATTAGATTCAGGGGTTAATAAAGTCATTGCTGAAAAAATATTAGATCTGGATAAAATAAAGCCAAATGAAAAATCCGTTCACATTGAAATATCGAATCCCGACGACCCTCTATCGGTTTTCTATAGTTTGAAAGATTGTCTACAAAGGCATATTGGGACTCAACCGGTGATTTTGCATGTTATTGGCAATCAGGAACGATGGGCGATTGAAATGGGTAAACAATTTCGAGTGAATTGGAATCAAGAACTCGAACAAGCCCTGTTTGATGTTTTAGAAGGTATTCAAAAAAAGAGATTTTGGTTGGCTGGATGAGGTGATATGGTGATGACCTATCGGAGATGGTTTTGTTTAATTCTGTTGTTTTTGTTGCTCATCGGTGCTCTTTCTTTAGAGCAAACCGCTTACTCCCAAGATGCAGAAACATTTTATAAAAATGGCTATATTTATTTCTCACAAAACAACTTTGAAAAAGCAAAAGAATCCTATCAACAGGCTATTCAAATCAAACCTGATTATTGGGATGCCCGGTACTGGCTGGGAAAAACCTATGAGGTGCTGGAAGAATTTCCCCAGGCAATAAATGAATGGAAGATGATCCTCCAAAATCAACCTGGTCATCAAGAAGCATTTAAAAAATGGCGGTCCTATGCCGTATCTCAGATTCGGCTCAGCAACCAAGAGAGACAGAATTTAGAAAATGTATTTCTCTATCAGAATGGTTCTCCGGAAACCTATCGAAACCAACCCTGGGATGTCGTCATCCCCTATGGATTGGCGATTTCGAGGCAAAATGACTTTATTTCAGCTTTCTTATCCGCTCGTTTATTTCGTTGGGTAGGATCTCAGATCAGTAGCTTGCTTTTTGACCATGCTGCCATCAGTTACCAAAAAGCTTTAGATTTCGCTGCCACCAATCCACCTGAAGATTCGGAGTTAGTCTTTCAACTCATCAAGGATATTACCAACTATTATGGCCAAAGCAATACCATGCAGAAAAAAGTCGAATCCTTGTACCAGAGTATCTTAGCTCAGCAGGCGGGAGTAACAGCCGAAGAAACCGATAATATATCTCAAGTAGAAATCAAAGTGACGGCAAGTGGTATCGAAAGTGGTCCTGCAGACAACCGGAGTCAAAACGGTTCTAATCCAAGATTTTATATCGATACCGATATTGAATGATTCCGAGAGAAACGAATTGGTGCCGAAGGCGGGAGTTGAACCCGCACGAGCCGGAGCTCGCTAGATTTTGAGTCTAGTGCGTCTGCCGATTCCGCCACTTCGGCCCTCGTA
Protein-coding sequences here:
- the gatB gene encoding Asp-tRNA(Asn)/Glu-tRNA(Gln) amidotransferase subunit GatB, coding for MSTWHITIGLEVHCQLLTQAKLFCQCGTDYIGKSPNSLVCPVCLGLPGSLPVMNQHAMQLAIRTASSLHCQLLPKVVFHRKNYFYPDLPKGYQISQYDLPIGVNGYFEFLTQGEKKQVRIKRVHIEEDAGKLIHEGVTLPENSSGVDFNRCGIPLVEIVTEPDLHHPEEARDSLIALRDLVRFIEVSDGNMEEGSLRCDANISISPHPDQMGAKVEVKNMNSFRSVFRALEFEINRQKRCLEEGNCVPQETRHWDEINAVTVSSRGKEDAEDYRYFPDPDLLPYIIQEEVIQQIKSSLPELPLERKERFMIDFELTEPEANVLVQEKSLADFFENCIQELNKPKFIANWTITEVLKNLNALDIDITQSKITPSSFMELLKMIDKKEISGTIAKTVLEEMFQTGGRAKEIMAKKGISQINSEKEIEKIIRQVIEQNPQSVADFLGGKEKAFHFLFGQVMKTTRGQANPDLVKSILNKELSAEG
- a CDS encoding tetratricopeptide repeat protein, translating into MVMTYRRWFCLILLFLLLIGALSLEQTAYSQDAETFYKNGYIYFSQNNFEKAKESYQQAIQIKPDYWDARYWLGKTYEVLEEFPQAINEWKMILQNQPGHQEAFKKWRSYAVSQIRLSNQERQNLENVFLYQNGSPETYRNQPWDVVIPYGLAISRQNDFISAFLSARLFRWVGSQISSLLFDHAAISYQKALDFAATNPPEDSELVFQLIKDITNYYGQSNTMQKKVESLYQSILAQQAGVTAEETDNISQVEIKVTASGIESGPADNRSQNGSNPRFYIDTDIE
- a CDS encoding DNA polymerase III subunit alpha — translated: MNFTHLHLHTEYSLLDGSIRIQELLQKARETGMKSVAITDHGVMYGVIDFYKQAHHAGIKPIIGCEAYVAPGSRFEKTVTKGEESAFHLVLLARNQTGYRNLVKLVSLGFLEGFYYKPRIDRALLQEHSEGLIALSACLAGEIPSLILTGKQKEAEKLAAEYRELFGSDAFYLELQENKIPEQTQVNQALIEIGKKLNIPLVATNDSHYLNQEDARVHEIILAIQTATNLNDPKRLRFPTQEFFLKTPEEMIRDFSSVPEAIENTERIAELCEVKLELGQVLLPEFSVPEGFDVSGYLRHLCLEGLQRRYGDPPPEKVKNQLEYELKVINNMGYDAYFLIVWDFVKYSREKGIMVGPGRGSAAGSLVSYSLGITNIDPLRYGLLFERFLNPERISMPDIDIDFCFERRGEVIDYVSNKYGHTNVAQIITFGRMMARGAVRDVGRALGWSYGEVDKIAKLIPGAPGVTLEKAIDTNAELKKLVKNDSNVAQLLEIAQKIEGLCRHASMHAAGVVISHKPLTEYVPLQKMSNNEIVTQFDMDTLGELGLLKMDFLGLRTLTVIERTLNIIKKTAQIDINLDAIALDDQETYELLGRGETTGVFQLESSGMKELLKRFHPTVIEELTALLALYRPGPLGSGMIDDFIKRKHGKVKVTYPHPSLEDILKETYGVILYQEQVMKIASELAGFTLGQADILRRAMGKKKADVMEQQRDRFIQGSKEKGHDPKTAAEIFDLIEYFAGYGFNKSHSAAYAFISYQTAYLKAHYPTEYLTACLTSIQEDTDKIAKFIMEARRLSIKILPPDVNESLANFTVVGEKKIRFGLAAIKNVGENAVNEILTRRKEARFQNIFDFMERVDQRVINKRVIESLIKAGAFDSLHHNRNQLFSSSEEIIHFYTKRKKRNQPQQATLFGDLKPVMQEVLTLKEVPEFRTRDLLSMEKEIIGLYISDHPVRNALASHTFLNVIPFEQVQMMKDKAAVRIMGAIVESRRITTKTGKDMYFVTLEDETGTIESIFFPKIADRLQNILEKENVLCLEGRVDVLDSGVNKVIAEKILDLDKIKPNEKSVHIEISNPDDPLSVFYSLKDCLQRHIGTQPVILHVIGNQERWAIEMGKQFRVNWNQELEQALFDVLEGIQKKRFWLAG